Within the Streptomyces sp. YIM 121038 genome, the region TCGGAAGCCGTCTCGTCCGGCGAGGTGAGCGGCGAGGGCTTCGACGTGGGCCTGCACTCCGCTCCCCTGCTGCGGCGCCTCGGCGAGGAGCTCGCCGAGGTCATCGAGGAGCGCGTCGACCTCGGCCCGCAGAGCGCGGAGCTCGCGCGCGTGTGGGGCCACGGCATCGTCGGCATGATGCACGCCGCGGGCGACTGGTGGCTGGGCGAACGCCCCTGCCCCCGCGCCCAGTTGGTGCGCAGCCTGGCGGACCTGCTCTGGGGCCGCCTGGCCGCCGCGGGCAACCGCGTGGGCGGGCCCGGCTTCTGAGAGCCGCGAGGGCCCGGCGCGCGCCGCGCCCCGGGCCCTCGCCTCCGCCTCGCCCGACGGCTCAGGCCGTCGTCGCCCAGGGCGCCCGCGCCGCCCGGCGCAGCACCCGCCGCCTGCGCCAGCCCGTGACGTGGTCCGTGTACACGCCGCCCGCCAGGTGGTCGCTCTCGTGCTGCAGACAGCGCGCGAAGAATCCGGTGCCGTGCACCCGCACCGGCTCCCCCGTCACGCTCACGCCCTCGACGACCGCGTGGTCGAAGCGCGGCGTCGCCGCCTCCAGGCCCGGCAGCGACAGACAGCCCTCGGGGCCGCGCACCGTCACGCCGTCGAGCTCCACCACCCGCGGGTTCACCACGTGACCGAGGTGGCGCACGTCCTCGTCGTCCGGGCAGTCGTACACGAACACCTGGAGGCCCACGCCGACCTGGTTGGCGGCGAGGCCGACGCCCCGGGCCGCGTACATCGTGGCGAACATGTCCTCGACGAGGGCCGCCAGTTGGGGCCCGAAGTCCGTCACCTCCGCACAGGGGGTGTGCAGCACGGGGTCACCGAGCAGGGTCAGGGGTCGTACGCGCCCTGAGGCGCCCGGGATCGAGCCGTGTCGCATGGCCGCAAGAGTACGGTCCAGGGGACAGCAGTGGTGCCGGGTGGTGGTGCGATTCGGGCTTGTCAGTCGATCTCGATAGGCTGGGCCGACACGATGCCGGGCAGGCGCGGCGCCGTACGCAAGGAGGACCCAGAACGATGGCAGGACACCCTGGCAGCTCAGAGCCGCTGTCGGCACGCGCCAAGCTGGCCGTGACGGCGGGCAAGGCGGCCGCGGCGGTGTCGCGCGCGGCGGGCCGCGGCAGCGGTTCGGTGATCGGCGGCAAGGTCGCGCTCAGACTCGACCCGGAGCTCCTCGGCCGGCTCGCGACCCACCTCGACGTGGTCCTGGTCTCGGCCACGAACGGCAAGACGACCACGACGCGCCTGATCGCCGAGGCCCTGCGCGCCAGCGGCCAGGTCGTGTCCAACGCCCTCGGCGCGAACATGCCCGCGGGCATCACCTCCGCCCTCGCGGGCGGCTCGGACGCCAAGTTCGGCGTGATCGAGGTCGACGAGAAGTACCTGGCGGGCGTCGCCCGCGACGTCGACCCCAAGGCGATCGCGCTCCTGAACCTCTCGCGCGACCAGCTCGACCGCGCGGCCGAGACCCGCATGCTCGCCGAGAAGTGGCGCGAGGGCCTGGCGGGCACCAAGGCCGTCGTCATCGCCAACGCCGACGACCCGCTGGTCGTCTGGGCCGCCTCCTCCTCGCCGAACGTGGTGTGGGTGGCCGCGGGCCAGGCCTGGAAGGACGACGCCTGGTCGTGCCCGGCCTGCGGCGGCGTCATGCAGCGCCCCGGCGACGACTGGTACTGCGGCGAGTGCGGCTTCCGCCGCCCCACGCCCAGCTGGGCGCTGTCCGGCGACCACGTCCTGGACCCGCACGGCTCGGCCTGGCCGATCCACCTCCAGCTCCCGGGCCGGGCGAACAAGGCGAACGCGACCTCGTCCGCCGCCGTCGCCGCCGTCTTCGGCGTGCCGCCGCAGGTCGCCCTGGAGCGGATGTATCAGGTCCAGGCCGTCGCGGGCCGCTATGACGTGGTCCAGTTCCAGGGCCGTGACCTGCGTCTCCTGCTCGCCAAGAACCCGGCGGGCTGGCTCGAAACGTTTTCGCTGATCGACGGGCCCCCGGCCCCGGTGATCCTCTCGGTGAACGCGCGCGGGGCCGACGGCACCGACACCTCCTGGCTGTGGGACGTCGACTACACCCGGCTCGCCGGTCACCCGATCTTCGTGCTCGGCGACCGCAAGCTGGACCTCGCCGTCCGCCTGGAGGTCGCGAACCTGGACTTCCGCGTCTGCGAGAGCCTCGACGAGGCCGTGCAGCTGGCCCCGCCCGGCCGCATCGAGACCATCGCGAACTACACCGCCTTCCAGGACCTGCGCCGCCGCGTGGGCAACTGACCGCGCCCCGACCGTCACTGAGGACCAATGAGCATGAGCGACAACAGCCTCCGGCTGGTCTGGGTCTACCCGGACCTGCTGTCCACGTACGGGGACCAGGGCAACGCCCTGGTCGTGGAGCGCCGCGCCCACCAGCGCGGCCTCCAGGTCGAGCGCTACGACGTGCGCAGCGACCAGCCGGTGCCCACCTCCGGCGACATCTACCTGATCGGCGGCGGCGAGGACCGGCCGCAGCGGCTCGCGGCCGAGCGCCTGCGCCGCGACGGCGGCCTCCAGCGGGCCGTGGGCAACGGCGCGATCGTCTTCTCGGTCTGCGCCGGCTACCAGATCCTGGGCAACGAGTTCATCAACGACCTGGGCCAGCGCGAGCCCGGCCTCGGCCTGCTCGACGTGGTCTCCGTGCGCGGCGAGGGCGAGCGCTGCGTCGGTGACGTCCTCGGCGACATCGACCCGCAGCTCGGCCTGCCGGAGCTCACCGGCTTCGAGAACCACCAGGGCGTCACGCACATCGGCCCCAACGCCCGCCCGCTGGCCCGCGTCCGCCTCGGCAAGGGCAACGGCACGGGCGACGGCACGGAAGGCGCCTACAACGGCACCGTCTTCGGGACGTACATGCACGGGCCCGTCCTGGCCCGCAACCCGCTGCTCGCCGACCTGCTCCTGAAGCTGGCGCTCGACGTGAACGCACTGCCGCCGACGGACGACCGCTGGTACGAGGCGCTGCGCGCCGAGCGGATCGCGGCCGCCCAGCAGCCCGCGTAACGCCTTCGGCGCGGGGTGCGGCTCTGTCGCGCTTCGCGCTCGTCCTCAAACGCCGGACGGGCTGGATATTTTCCGCCCGTCCGGCGTTTCGCTGTCCCGTCGTGTGTCCCCTCGTGTGTCCAGTGGGTGGGCGATGCCTGCGGGGGCGGGCGGTGCGCCGGTAGGGTGGGCCGGGATTTCAGCCGGACGACGGGGTCCGGTCACCGCCCACCTTGCAAAGGTTTCGCACCATGCGTATCGGTGTCCTGACCTCCGGCGGCGACTGCCCCGGACTCAATGCCGTCATCCGCTCCGTCGTGCACCGTGCCGTCGTCGACCACGGCGACGAGGTCATCGGCTTCCACGACGGCTGGAAGGGCCTCCTGGAATGCGACTACCGCAAGCTCGACCTGGACGCGGTCGGCGGCATCCTGGCGCTCGGCGGCACGATCCTCGGCTCCTCCCGGGTACAGCCCGCCCATCTGCGTGACGGCGTCGCGCGCGCCAAGGGGCACGTCGCCGAGCTCGGCCTCGACGCGATCATCCCGATCGGCGGCGAGGGCACCCTGAAGGCAGCCCGGCTCCTGTCCGACGCGGGCCTGCCGATCGTCGGCGTACCGAAGACCATCGACAACGACATCGCGGTCACCGACGTGACGTTCGGCTTCGACACCGCCGTCGGCGTGGCCACCGAGGCCCTCGACCGCCTCAAGACCACCGCCGAGTCGCACCAGCGCGTCCTGATCGTCGAGGTCATGGGCCGTCACACCGGCTGGATCGCGCTGCACTCGGGGATGGCCGCGGGCGCGCACGCCGTCGTCGTACCGGAGCGGCCCTTCGACATCGAGGAGCTGGCGAAGAAGGTCGGCGAGCGCTTCGAGGCGGGCAAGAAGTTCGCCATCGTCGTGGCCGCCGAGGGCGCCAAGCCGCGCCCCGGCACCATGGAGTTCGACGAGGGCGGCAAGGACGTCTACGGCCACGAGCGGTTCGCGGGCATCGCCCGGCAGCTCTCCCTCGAACTGGAGCAGCGCCTCGGCAAGGAGGCCCGCCCGGTGATCCTCGGCCACGTCCAGCGCGGTGGCACGCCCACGGCGTACGACCGCGTGCTCGCCACCCGCTTCGGCTGGCACGCCGTGGAGGCCGTGCACCGCGGCGAGTTCGGACGGATGACCGCGCTGCGGGGCACCGACATCGTGACGGTGTCGCTCGCCGAGGCCGTCGAGACGCTCAAGACCGTGCCCGAGCAGCGGTACGAGGAAGCGGAGTGCGTGCTCTAGGGCACCGCCCCGCCCCCGGCGAGCGCCGGGGTCCCGAATCCGCCCCCGGTCGCGAGCGCGCCCGGGGGCGGTTCTACTCTGGTGCGGACACACAGCGCACAATCTGCACGAAACAGGAGCCAGCGGATGGATCACGGCGGGCACGGCATGCACGGCATGGACCATGGGATGAACATGGACCTGCCGCCGTTCACGCTGGCGCGCGGCCTGGAGATCTCGGTCGAGCCCTTCTTCCTCATCAGCTGCCTGGTGGCGCTCAGCCTGTACGGCTGGGGCGTCGCCCGCCTCGTGCGGCGCGGCGACAAGTGGCCCGTCGGGCGCACGGTGTCGTTCGTCGTGGGCGTCCTCACGATCCTCCTCGTGATGTGCACCAAGCTGAACGACTACGGCATGGTCCTGTTCAGCGTGCACATGGTGCAGCACATGATCATCAGCATGCTGTCGCCGATCCTGCTGCTGCTCGGCGCGCCGATCACGCTCGCGCTGCGGGCGCTGCCGGTCGCGGGCCGGGGCCGCAAGGGGCTGCGCGAGCTGCTGCTCATGCTCCTGCACAGCCGGTACGTGCGGATCATCACGCACCCCGCGTTCACCATCCCGATGTTCATCGCGAGCCTGTACGCGCTGTACTTCACGCCGCTGTTCGACACCCTCATGGGCTCCAAGGCCGGGCACATCGGGATGATGGTGCACTTCCTCGCCGTCGGCCTGGTCTTCTTCTGGCCGATCATGGGCATCGACCCGGGCCCGCACCGGCCCGGCCATCTGATGCGGATGCTGGAGCTGTTCGCGGGCATGCCGTTCCACGCGTTCTTCGGCATCGCCCTGATGATGGCGTCCGAGCCCATGATCGAGACGTACAAGAACCCCCCGGCCTCGCTCGGCGTCGAAGCGCTCGCCGATCAGAACGCGGCGGGCGGCATCGCCTGGGCGTTCAGCGAGATCCCGTCGGTGCTCGTCCTCATCGCCCTGCTCTTCCAGTGGTACCGCTCCGACCAGCGCGAAGGCCGCCGCAAGGACCGCGCCGCCGACCGCGACGGGGACAAGGAGCTGGAGGCGTACAACGCCTATCTGGCGTCACTGGCGTCGCGCGGGCGCTAGCGTCCGGGCCTCCTCACGGGTGAGGATGGCACCGAGGCCACGGTCTCGGTGCCCCGGATACCGGACGCCCGAGCCGTCTGTCGTGAGGAGGCAGGGCGATGCCGGGTGCTACGAAGACGATGGGCGCGTTCACCATCGGCGGGCTGGTGATGGTGACCGCTTACACGGTGGCCCTCGGCAGCAACGGCTGGCTGTGGTTCGGCTGGGTGGTGCTCGGCCTGATCACGCTGGCGATGGTCTTCTCCCGGCCCACGTGAGGCGGGGGCGGGGCCGGGGGTCCGGCACCGGGGCTCCGAATCCTTCGGCACCTCAGGCTCTTCCGGCCCCTACACCCCCCCTTCCGCGGTCCTTCCGGTCCTTCCGGTCAGAAGCGGAACACGTGCCCCGTGGACGCCTGCATCTCGCACGCGTTGCCGTACGTCTTGTGCCAGGCGACCGGCCGCCCCCGGAACGTGCCGGTCGCGCCGACGGTGACCGGGTCGTACTCCTTGGTGCAGATCCGGTCCTCCCGCGGGAGCTCACCGAAGTCGCCGCCCGCCCGGTCCAGCTCCGCACACGCCTCCCGGGCGAACGGGTGGTGCCCGGACGGCTCGGGCGTACAGCGCAGCAGCAGCCCGCGGATCCACGTGTTCTCAGCACCCGACACCGTCAGGAAGAGACCGCGCGCGTCGGGCCGCGGCCCGTCGACGGGCGCGGCGGCCGCCGGACCGGTGACCGTGGCGAGGGCGAGCAGCGCGGCCGGGGTGACGAGGAGCGAACGCATGGGACCTCCGGAGGGGCGGAAGCGGACGCCGCGTCACGGACGAGGACGTCGGGCGTCACGGACGGTGGCGTCAGGGGCGGCTGGGCATCGGCCCATCGCACCGTACGACGCCGGGACAGACCCGCCGGACGACGGCGGGCCGGGCCCACAGCACCCCCGCCGGGCGGCGCCCGGCCAGCGGCCACGCCTCGCGCTCCCCCGCCCGGCCGCACGGCGGAACCCGAACGGACCAGTCCGCCGCGCGATCGAATCGACCCGAACGGGCTCTCGCCTAGGCGCCGCCGATTGACTACTGTGCGTCGGCACCACCCCCGGGGGAAGGCGGCGCCCGCATGTTCTACCTGGTCCTCAAGTACGCACTGATCGGGCCTCTGCTGCGGCTGATGTTCCGGCCCAGGATCGAGGGGCTCGAACACATCCCGGAGTCCGGCGCGGCGATCGTCGCCGGGAACCACCTGTCGTTCTCCGACCACTTCCTGATGCCCGCGATCCTCAAGCGGCGCATCACGTTCCTGGCCAAGGCCGAGTACTTCACGGGCCCGGGCGTCAAGGGCCGCCTCACCGCCGCGTTCTTCCGCAGCGCCGGCCAGATCCCGGTGGACCGCTCCGGCAAGGAGGCCGGGCAGGCCGCCATCCGCGAGGGGCTCGGCGTGCTGCGCAAGGGCGAGCTGCTCGGCATCTACCCCGAGGGCACCCGCTCGCACGACGGGCGCCTGTACAAGGGCAAGGTCGGCGTTGCCGCGATGGCCCTCAAGGCGCAGGTGCCGGTGATCCCGTGCGCGATGATCGGCACCTTCGAGGCGCAGCCGCCCGGCCAGGTCGTGCCGCGCTTCCAGCGCGTGACGATCCGCTTCGGCGAGCCCCTCGAATTCTCGCGGTACGCGGGCATGGACGGCGAGAAGGCGGTCCTGCGCGCGGTCACCGACGAGATCATGTACGCGATCCTCGGCCTGTCGGGCCAGGAGTACGTCGACAAGTACGCGGCCGCCGTGAAGGCGGAGGAGGCCGCGGGACAGACCGAGGAGAGCGGGCGGCCCGCGCCGCGGCGCAGGCTCCCGAGGCTGCCGCTGAGCTGAGCGCGGCCGCCGGGACGCTCGTCTGCCGACGGCCGCTTGGGCGCTCGTCTGCCGACCGCCAAAAGGCCTGGAGGCCGCGCTCGGCGACGCGCTGCCGACGACGCTGCTGCGCGCGGGCGCGGTCCACGGCCCGCACTGCCGGGCGCCGCGCGAGCTGTACTTCGTCAAACGGGTCCTGGACGGGCGGCGCGTGCGCGTCCTCAGCCACGGCGGCACCGGCCTGTTCCATCCGGTGAGCGTGCTGAACCTGGCGGAGCTGGTGCGCCTCGCGGCGGCGCGGCCCGGCTCGCGCGTCCTGAACGCGGGCGACCCGGACACCCCGACGGTGGCCGGGATCGGCGCGGCGATCGACGCGGCGATGGGCTTCGAGAGCGAGACGGTGCTCATCGAGGGCGAGGCGCCCGGCAAGGGCGTGGGCCCGACGCCGTGGACCACGGCGCATCCGGTGGTGTACGACATGACGGCCGCACGGCGGGAGCTGGGCTACACGGCGGTGACGACGTACGCCGACTCGCTGCCGGACACGGTCGCCTGGCTGACGGACCGGCTCGCGGGGAAGGACTGGCGCACGGCCTTCCCGGTCCTGGCACGCGCCTACGATCCGGTGATCGACCTCTTCGACTACGCGGCGGAGGACGCCTGGCTGAGGGCGCGGGCGGCCTGAGCGGCCTGGGCGACCAGCCGGAAACGCGATCGGGAGACCGCCCGGCCGAGGCCGAGGGCGATCTCCCGACAGCAGACATCACCTACAGGTCGTGCAGGTGTCGTACAGGCGTCACGGCTTGGGCGTGGCGTGCGGGGCGCACGTCACGTCGCGGCTGTCGACCTTGCCGGTGAGCAGGTAGGTGTCGACCCGCTCGTTCAGGCACGGGTTCTCCAGGTTGGTGATGCCGTGCGAACCGGCGTCCTTCTCGGTGATCAGACGCGAGCCCTTGAGGCGCTTGTGCAGCTCCACGCCGCCCTCGTAGGGGGTGGCGGCGTCACGCGTGGACTGGGCGATCAGCGTGGTGGGCAGACCCTTGCCGCTCTTGACCTCGATCGGCTGGTGCTGCTTGCTGGGCCAGGTGGCGCACGGCAGGTTCATCCAGGCGTTCGCCCAGGTCATGAACGGGTGGTCCTTGTGCAGGCGGGTGTTGTCCCGGTCCCACTTCTTCCAGCTGGTGGGCCACTTGGCGTCGGCGCACTCGACGGCGGTGTAGACCGCGTTGCTGTTCTCCGAGGCCTTGTTGCCCGCGATGTCGGACAGGTCCGGGCTTGCGGCCTTGATGAGCGGCTGCCGGTCACCGGCGACGAACTTGCTCCAGTTGGTGGCGATCGAGACCCACGTGGAGTCGTAGTACGGGGCGCTCTGGAAGTACGAGGTCAGCTCGGCGGGGCCGACGACGCCGTCGAACGGCGCCTTCTTCGCGGCGGCACGCAGGTCGGTCCACTGCGCGGCGACCTTCTTCTGCGTGTCACCGAGGTGGAAGACGGAGTCGTACTTGGCGACCCACGTCATCCAGTCCTTGAGACGCGTCTCGAAGGCGACGTCCTGGTCGAGGTTGGCCTGGTACCAGATCTTCTCGCGCGAGGGGTTCACGACGGAGTCGAAGACCATGCGGCGCGCGTGCGAGGGGAAGAGCGTCGCGTACACGGCGCCCAGGTACGTCCCGTAGGACACGCCCAGGTAGTTCAGCTTCTTCTCGCCGAGCGCGGCGCGGATGACGTCGAGGTCACGCGCCGTGTTCGGGGTGGTCATGTGCGGCAGCATCCAGCCGCTGCGCTCCTTGCAGCCGTCCGCGTACTCGGCGGCGAGCTTGCGCTGGGCACGCT harbors:
- the def gene encoding peptide deformylase, which gives rise to MRHGSIPGASGRVRPLTLLGDPVLHTPCAEVTDFGPQLAALVEDMFATMYAARGVGLAANQVGVGLQVFVYDCPDDEDVRHLGHVVNPRVVELDGVTVRGPEGCLSLPGLEAATPRFDHAVVEGVSVTGEPVRVHGTGFFARCLQHESDHLAGGVYTDHVTGWRRRRVLRRAARAPWATTA
- a CDS encoding 6-phosphofructokinase; translated protein: MRIGVLTSGGDCPGLNAVIRSVVHRAVVDHGDEVIGFHDGWKGLLECDYRKLDLDAVGGILALGGTILGSSRVQPAHLRDGVARAKGHVAELGLDAIIPIGGEGTLKAARLLSDAGLPIVGVPKTIDNDIAVTDVTFGFDTAVGVATEALDRLKTTAESHQRVLIVEVMGRHTGWIALHSGMAAGAHAVVVPERPFDIEELAKKVGERFEAGKKFAIVVAAEGAKPRPGTMEFDEGGKDVYGHERFAGIARQLSLELEQRLGKEARPVILGHVQRGGTPTAYDRVLATRFGWHAVEAVHRGEFGRMTALRGTDIVTVSLAEAVETLKTVPEQRYEEAECVL
- a CDS encoding lysophospholipid acyltransferase family protein — its product is MFYLVLKYALIGPLLRLMFRPRIEGLEHIPESGAAIVAGNHLSFSDHFLMPAILKRRITFLAKAEYFTGPGVKGRLTAAFFRSAGQIPVDRSGKEAGQAAIREGLGVLRKGELLGIYPEGTRSHDGRLYKGKVGVAAMALKAQVPVIPCAMIGTFEAQPPGQVVPRFQRVTIRFGEPLEFSRYAGMDGEKAVLRAVTDEIMYAILGLSGQEYVDKYAAAVKAEEAAGQTEESGRPAPRRRLPRLPLS
- a CDS encoding MurT ligase domain-containing protein, producing the protein MAGHPGSSEPLSARAKLAVTAGKAAAAVSRAAGRGSGSVIGGKVALRLDPELLGRLATHLDVVLVSATNGKTTTTRLIAEALRASGQVVSNALGANMPAGITSALAGGSDAKFGVIEVDEKYLAGVARDVDPKAIALLNLSRDQLDRAAETRMLAEKWREGLAGTKAVVIANADDPLVVWAASSSPNVVWVAAGQAWKDDAWSCPACGGVMQRPGDDWYCGECGFRRPTPSWALSGDHVLDPHGSAWPIHLQLPGRANKANATSSAAVAAVFGVPPQVALERMYQVQAVAGRYDVVQFQGRDLRLLLAKNPAGWLETFSLIDGPPAPVILSVNARGADGTDTSWLWDVDYTRLAGHPIFVLGDRKLDLAVRLEVANLDFRVCESLDEAVQLAPPGRIETIANYTAFQDLRRRVGN
- a CDS encoding cytochrome c oxidase assembly protein → MDHGGHGMHGMDHGMNMDLPPFTLARGLEISVEPFFLISCLVALSLYGWGVARLVRRGDKWPVGRTVSFVVGVLTILLVMCTKLNDYGMVLFSVHMVQHMIISMLSPILLLLGAPITLALRALPVAGRGRKGLRELLLMLLHSRYVRIITHPAFTIPMFIASLYALYFTPLFDTLMGSKAGHIGMMVHFLAVGLVFFWPIMGIDPGPHRPGHLMRMLELFAGMPFHAFFGIALMMASEPMIETYKNPPASLGVEALADQNAAGGIAWAFSEIPSVLVLIALLFQWYRSDQREGRRKDRAADRDGDKELEAYNAYLASLASRGR
- a CDS encoding alpha/beta hydrolase, producing MTARSRRAMTFGSAGALVAATLIAGALGAPAASADAAGGKAAYAKDREARGAAVAAARAAKKGVDWKDCPEDWGFPKPVQCGWVSVPLDYAKPYGKQIKLAVDRIGSTGSKEERQGALVYNPGGPGGSGMRFPLRVVNKSKLWEKTSKAYDFVGFDPRGVGHSTPISCVDPQEFVKAPKLDPVPDSAADKRAQRKLAAEYADGCKERSGWMLPHMTTPNTARDLDVIRAALGEKKLNYLGVSYGTYLGAVYATLFPSHARRMVFDSVVNPSREKIWYQANLDQDVAFETRLKDWMTWVAKYDSVFHLGDTQKKVAAQWTDLRAAAKKAPFDGVVGPAELTSYFQSAPYYDSTWVSIATNWSKFVAGDRQPLIKAASPDLSDIAGNKASENSNAVYTAVECADAKWPTSWKKWDRDNTRLHKDHPFMTWANAWMNLPCATWPSKQHQPIEVKSGKGLPTTLIAQSTRDAATPYEGGVELHKRLKGSRLITEKDAGSHGITNLENPCLNERVDTYLLTGKVDSRDVTCAPHATPKP
- a CDS encoding subtilase-type protease inhibitor gives rise to the protein MRSLLVTPAALLALATVTGPAAAAPVDGPRPDARGLFLTVSGAENTWIRGLLLRCTPEPSGHHPFAREACAELDRAGGDFGELPREDRICTKEYDPVTVGATGTFRGRPVAWHKTYGNACEMQASTGHVFRF
- a CDS encoding glutamine amidotransferase encodes the protein MSDNSLRLVWVYPDLLSTYGDQGNALVVERRAHQRGLQVERYDVRSDQPVPTSGDIYLIGGGEDRPQRLAAERLRRDGGLQRAVGNGAIVFSVCAGYQILGNEFINDLGQREPGLGLLDVVSVRGEGERCVGDVLGDIDPQLGLPELTGFENHQGVTHIGPNARPLARVRLGKGNGTGDGTEGAYNGTVFGTYMHGPVLARNPLLADLLLKLALDVNALPPTDDRWYEALRAERIAAAQQPA